Genomic DNA from Rhipicephalus sanguineus isolate Rsan-2018 unplaced genomic scaffold, BIME_Rsan_1.4 Seq7499, whole genome shotgun sequence:
CCAGCGATTACTGTTTCGTACGGTGGtattcctataggagtatcttgtatcttaagatacacgatacattaatAAAtatatcagaaatacagatacagatactcgtctttcgagacgtatcgcgatacagatacaagatacacagagagtatctaagatacatgtagcTATGCTGTagcttcgatactgcccagcactgtgtgtgtatatattgttatagcgtagcagaaggattaaaacgctggccagcgtctgctagtgatcggcacttcgtgacgtcactgttgctggggcATATAAGCTCGAACGGATTCACGCGGCAATAAACGCTCTGGTGTTCTGGACCTGTGTGCTGCGTCCAAGTTACTACATTGGCTGACGAGGATGGGATGCGTCTGCTCGGGCCTGCCGAGCGTCGACTAGCCACCGGGAGCCGGCACGTATGGGATGCGTTCCTGCGACGTGAAAGCTGTTGGAGATCATGTCTGGACATTGCACCGGCCGTCTACCCAACGCAGCAGGCGTCTGCAGGTGACGCGTAAGGCGTTTTCGCAAGTGGCAAATGGTGCGGGCCTGACAACGCAGCAACGGACGCTGAAACGTCGAGAAGGCTACAATACGATAAGTGCCTTTTGACTCTCATTTAGCTACAGCCATGTCGAGGTTGGGCAAGATAGAGGAGTTTGACGCCAAAGTTCAGACGTTCGATTCGTACTTGGAGCGTTTCGAGCACTTTGTCAGTGCGAATGACATAGCTCAAGAGAAGAAACTCTCAGTATTTTTGACAGTGATCGGGGCGGAAGCGTATGAAGTACTCAAGAATTTGGTTGTACCATCACTTCCTGGGGAGAAGACTTTTGATGAAGTCAAGGTTCTATTGAAAAACCATTACAGCCCCCCGATATCAATTATAGCTGAGAGGTGCAGGTTTAACCGCAGGGTTCAGCTTGAGCACGAAAGTGTAGAAGACTTTATCATTGAGATAAAGCATTTGGCTCGGAAATGTGATTTTGGGTCCTTTCTTAAAGATGCTATGCGTGACAGGCTTGTGGCAGGAATCCGCAGCGAAGACATTCAAAGGGCTCTATTCACAGAAGAAAACCTGGGCTTTGAAAGTGCTTGCAAAATTGCTCTTGCGCGAGAGCTAGCAGCCAAGCAAACAGCAATACTGCAAGCAGGAGGGACAAACTCGGCTGTAAATGCCCTCAAATATGAAGTGAACCCGGCTACTCAAAAGAAAAGATCAATGCAGCAGAATGAGAACAAAAAGACCAAGTGTTGTTGTTGTGGTAAGGCGCATGCCTTCAACAACTGCTGGTACAAGAACTATAAATGCAACCGGTGCTCTCAAGTAGGTCATCTGCAGAAAATGTGCCCAAGAAAGGCTCTACACAAAAGAACGCATATCGTGTCGGAATCATCCAGTGAAGATGAGCACACGATGTACGCGTGCCACGATTCATCTGGCAAGAAGAAGGGCTACATAGTTACCATGACCATAGAAGGAAACAGCGTTCCTATGCAAGTCGACACTGGTGCCGCGGTGTCTGTAGTCCCTGAAGAGGTGTATCGGTCGACTTTTCCGCACGTTAAATGTGAACCTACCACGGTTGTGCTGAAAACTTATACTGGTGAAAAGATTAATGTTTTGGGGGAGTGTCATGTAAAGGTGCAGTATGATGACCAGCAAGCTGTTTTACCGGCTGTTATTGTGCGTGAAGCTGAGCGAAAGTTACCAGCTCTTCTAggtaggacatggctcgagaaattTCAGCTTGATTGGCAGTCGTTGTTCTCTTTAAGTATAGATGATAGAGTTGCTTCGCTACGAGAGAAGTACGCGGGGGTCTTTCACCAACATTAGGCGCTATCAAAAACTATGAAGCGCAGATTGTCCTAAAACAAGGAGCTTCTCCTGTGTTTTGTAGAGCCCGGCCTGTGCCTTATGCACTGCGTGAAGCAGTTGAAAAGCAGCTGGATGAACTGGAGAAAGACGGCGTGGTTACACGAGTGAGTCACAGTGACTGGGCTACTCCTTTGGTGGTAGTTCCAAAGAAAGAAGGTGATAAGCTACGGCTTTGTGGTGATTTTAAAGTCACTGTTAACCCTGTTCTTAAGATAGACCATTATCCATTGCCGCAACCAGAGGAGTTGTTCACGTCAGTTTGTGAGGGAAAGGTATTTTGCGTGCTTGACTTGTCGTCAGCTTACCAACAAGTCGTGTTAAGCGAGAATTCAAGGCGAATCCTCACAGTTAACACTCACAAGGGGCTTTATCAATTTAATCGGCTTCCGTATGGTATTGCCAGTGCTCCAGCGCTGTTTCAGGAGCTCATGGATAAGGTGCTTATGGGAATAAAAAACGTGGGTTGCTACATCGACGATGTTATCATTGCAGGCAAAGACGTGAATGAGTGCTATAAAACATTAGACATAGTCTTGAAACGCCTGAGCGAGCACAATATTACTCTCAAGACGGAGAAATGCAAATTCTTTGAAAGCTCAGTGCGCTATCTGGGCCACCAGCTCAGCTCAGAAGGCATTTATCCTACTGAGGGGAAGGTTAAGGCCATAAAAGATGCTCCCCCGCCAAAAAACGTGACAGAACTCAAAGCATATTTAGGCTTGCTGAACTTTTACGGGAAGTTTATGAAAAACTTAGCAATGGTGGCAGAACCGTTGCACAAGTTGCTAAGAAAAGAGCAAAAGTGGATCTGGTCTAAAGAGTGTGGTAACGCTTTTGAAGCCACTAAACTACTGCTTATCAATAGTCGAGCGCTTACATACTTTGACGTTCGGAAACCACTGGCGCTACAGTGTGATGCTTCCGCGTACGGTGTTGGAGCCGTTATTTTTCATGTAATGCCAGACGGGCAAGAACGGCCAATTGCTTTTGCCTCACGAACTCTGACCCCAGCGGAGCGAAATTATGCTCAGTGTGAAAGGGAAGCGCTCGCGCTGATTTTTGGGCTTAAGAAATATCACAAGtttctttttggtcgccagtttGTACTCTACACCGACCATCAGCCACTTCTTGGTATTCTTGGCCAAGACAAACCGACCCCCTCCCTAGCTGCGGCTAGACTACAAAGGTGGTCGTTAATACTGGCAGCTCATCAGTACACCTTAAAGTATCGAAAGGGCAGCGAAACCGAAGTAGCTGATGCGCTGTCAAGACTTCCTTTGAGCTGCGACTCAAAAGGAGATGAAGCCGAGTGTTTATCTGTTTTTGAGTGTACGCCACTTACGGCGCAGGATGTGGCTAGAGCGACAGCCAGAGATGCTATACTGTGCACTGTTCGAGAGTACACCCTCTCGGGATGGCCTGCGGACGTACCAGAACATCTGCAACCGTATTACATACGGCGTTTTGAGCTCTCGATTGAGCAAGAATGTGTGACCTGGGGGTCACGAGTAATTGTACCGGAGCAGTTGAGAACGTCGGTACTAGCCTTATTGCATGAGGATCATCCTGGCACCAGCAGAATGAAAATGCTGGCACGCAGTTTCGTCTGGTGGCCGGGACTAGACAAGTGTATTGAAGAGTATGTCCGACAGTGCAGGGTGTGCCAGCGTGCACGCACAGCGGTTGAATTGGCTCCCCTACAGCCCTGGCCATAtcctgcgaagtgttggcaaaGACTTCATCTAGACTTTGCATCAAAGGGCCAACACAACTTTCTGGTTTTGGTCGATGCCTATTCTAAGTGGATTGAAGTTTGGGTGATGTCTTCAATGACGGTATCGCAAACAATACGCAGGCTGCGCAGTGTTTTTTCGGCGTACGGCTTCCCGGAAGAAATTGTTAGTGATAATGGGCCACAGTTTACTTCACAAGAGTTTGCCGACTTtatggcaaagaataatataaacACACAAGGACACCGCCCTACCACGCAAGTTCTAATGGGGCTGCCGAACGCCTAGTACAAACGACTAAACAAGTGTTACTGAAACAGGTGCTTGCTCAATCTGAAACCAGGGAAAAAGAATCGCTGCAGGAGGGAATAGATAGTTTTCTTATGTCATACCGCAATACACCGCATACGCTTACAGGTAAGACGCCAGCCGAGCTCTTCCTGAAGCGGCAGCCTAGAGTGAAGTTAACCTTCCTGAAACCGGACTTTGTGAGTGATATGGTGAGCAAACAAGTCCGCGTTAAAGTAAGATCGGACACCAAAAGAGGTGGTGAACGTGTGTTTGTAGTGGGAGAGAGAGTGTGGGTGAAGTGTGTGCGCGGCGAGATTTCTTCCTGGGAAGAGGGCATAGTGACGCAAGTGGTTAGCCCCGTGACCTATCTTGTGCGTGTGGCTGAACAAGTGCGATTCGTTCACGTTGACCATTTGCGCCCATCATTCGCTGGCCCAGAAGCAGGTATGCGGTTGCCTGCTCCTGCTACTGATCCACCGCCAATTGACCCTTTGATCGAGACACCCTTTATGCCTACAACACCACCACCGCCAGAGATGGCGACAAAGCCGTTTGTTGAGCCACAGATGCCTCGACCAGTTGGTTCACCACCATCACTGTCTTCGAGCACCGCTGCAACAACTTCGAGGGTTCCCAGCCCGACTCTCCAGCCCCTTTTGCCACATCACTCGCCGCCAAGTGGTCCTCATCTGGATACCACAGCTGCAGATGCATCTCCCGTGCCTTTGAGGCGAAGTGCTCGGGAGCGTCGTCAGCCGAACTGGTTTAAGCATTCTGACTATGAGTGATGtgtattttcttatttcttttggaTTAAGTGGGGAGGATTGTTATAGCGTAGCAGAAGGATTAAAACGCTGGCCAGCGTCTGCTAGTGAtcggcacttcgtgacgtcactgttgctggggcATATAAGCTCGAACGGATTCACGCGGCAATAAACGCTCTGGTGTTCTGGACCTGTGTGCTGCGTCCAAGTTATTACAgtaacatgcactgttttacagctgttatgagatcataacagcctatttttgtggcgtagttgtccggcgccgcttcctccgcctccggtgtgcgtaaacaatgcaataggtaatgcgattcattattgggggaatttcggcatctaagccaatggtatcgttatatttttacctctgtttatcgtctccgtgatatgtaatatacatcataaagtactaacaaaaggagctgaaaaccatgtgctatgaatacattacctctttttttatgcagtaaattcagtcggtttgtactggcCCCataccaaaataatgcaatggtgggtctaaacttcaaaaaagtttttcttcactaaaacaaaaactacttcgattaaactttctgtggacaaagcTGTTATGATTCTGAATCGTATGCGctcttctgcttattttttcttggaccaccttagggtgctacagacgtctgaacataggccaatgtagcgttttttccaagttcgggattttattttaaagcctgtgcgccgcacacaggcataacaagaattttaggcgatagtacgttttatggagagttctataaaaataattgatgtatttaatctacagtcgtcttttgttaaaaaattcccgaaaacgctgcagtTTAACCAAATTTACCTACGCGCCAGGAGTGAAAAACATAAAGCTACTTTAAGCAACTGTTCTATAaaaaaagcgcgatgctctaaaacaCAGAAAAGCAAGTTTCTAATGAATGCGtaaaacggtccatttatagcgaatttttctttcgtacctggttttccaccttatcgagaagttcaaatggcgctcacgtgcccgaaaaaatTTTGCCGCCCAAAATAtttgggaaaatactgcaggactaatgtctatatgtgtgtaattttctcagacttTTCCAGAGagattgatttttgtcgagcgccccggctgggacagttggcgtggaatgacccagtaaGTAAGGTGAGATCGAAAAATGACATGGTAAAGGAATAATTAAATTGCAATGGAAAATCAGGCTCCACAAAGGAAAACAAATTCAGTGTGACAGCCCTTCTGTATTATGTGAGGCATGTTCATTTCACGTCAACGACAGGCCAAAAAGGATGCAAGGTAGTTTAAATCTATGAGGAATGACCTTTCTCGAGCAACGAGGAGAAACAAGGTTTCTCACGGAGGGTGCATGCAAGGTAGGATGTGCACCGATTGAAATGCGACAAGTTAGTGCACAATAATGCATGCATTTCAACTGCACCGTCTTCACTTCGTGTTGTTTTTGCATAATTTCGACTTGAAAACCTACGCCACAGCTATCGTTACCGTTCGCGGTCATATTTATAGTGAGATGACACGGTTATCTCGAAAAATTACGCGTACCAGTTGTTATACTAAAGTtctgatgtcgcgtttcaatccgtgagaaATGTACACTGCACATAAGCGGGCGCCGCTCTTCAATGCGAAGTGTAATAAACCATCCTTGTGACCTGACAAATTCAGTGTTAGATGAGAGAAAATGGCAATCTGACTTCGGGATATTTTTATATTCCCACTGAAACATTCCGAATGCCATTCCAAATATTCcgtatatttccgtaagattctgACGGAAATATATCTGACATATATAAAAAATGTATTGAAAATATGTAGATTTCTTAGGAAACATATGGAATTGTTGGAATAGCATACGGAACGCGTCATTAGGAATGTATGAGGGGTAAAAGTACCGATTCTATGAATCCATGTTTTCAATTACGCTTTGTAGCAGAGAACTTTCGAAGCCACACAACACCTGCGTTGTTGCTCGTGAATATTATTAGTTGTTTTCTGTTTTTAGATACGCACAAGACGTCCGAAGAGGAGACGCGAGTTGCTCTTGGCAAAGTGCTGAAGTCGGCAGGTATAAATGAGTGGCCTTTGACACGAAATCCAGAGTATGAATATACCAAAGTGTTGGAGAGGACAGGCCTGAGACCTGTGGCCACAATATCAGCTGTCCCTGATCGGCAGCACCCGCGATACATATTAGCAGTAAGTTTGATCTCACTCAGCCGAGACGCCATAGTTAA
This window encodes:
- the LOC119378251 gene encoding uncharacterized protein LOC119378251, whose product is MSRLGKIEEFDAKVQTFDSYLERFEHFVSANDIAQEKKLSVFLTVIGAEAYEVLKNLVVPSLPGEKTFDEVKVLLKNHYSPPISIIAERCRFNRRVQLEHESVEDFIIEIKHLARKCDFGSFLKDAMRDRLVAGIRSEDIQRALFTEENLGFESACKIALARELAAKQTAILQAGGTNSAVNALKYEVNPATQKKRSMQQNENKKTKCCCCGKAHAFNNCWYKNYKCNRCSQVGHLQKMCPRKALHKRTHIVSESSSEDEHTMYACHDSSGKKKGYIVTMTIEGNSVPMQVDTGAAVSVVPEEVYRSTFPHVKCEPTTVVLKTYTGEKINVLGECHVKVQYDDQQAVLPAVIVREAERKLPALLGRTWLEKFQLDWQSLFSLSIDDRVASLREKYAGVFHQH